A stretch of Egibacteraceae bacterium DNA encodes these proteins:
- a CDS encoding type II toxin-antitoxin system PemK/MazF family toxin: MRRGEIWWAEVAETGRRPFLVMTRDAAIPVLRTVLAVPVTKTVRGIPTELALGREDGMPLDCAAAFDNLHVVPKAYLVERITHLAPARMHEACVAARCAMDCD; this comes from the coding sequence GTGAGGCGCGGGGAAATCTGGTGGGCCGAGGTGGCTGAGACCGGCCGCCGGCCGTTCCTGGTGATGACCAGGGACGCGGCGATCCCCGTGTTGCGCACCGTACTGGCCGTGCCGGTAACCAAGACGGTGCGGGGCATCCCCACCGAGCTCGCGCTCGGGCGCGAGGACGGCATGCCGCTCGACTGCGCGGCAGCCTTCGACAACCTCCACGTGGTGCCCAAGGCCTACCTCGTCGAGCGCATCACCCACCTGGCGCCAGCGCGCATGCACGAGGCGTGCGTCGCCGCGCGCTGCGCGATGGATTGCGATTGA
- a CDS encoding OsmC family protein: MNASIIEETLATWTKEPERARSTPTLTARSEDGQVAIQAGPFTWRADLPAPLGGTNQAPSPTALLLGALAGCAVAFVQDTLAPQLGLRVETVEATVRCETDARGLLGMDGAAPDLQNMTLDVSVTSPDGEAAVAEIARVWRERCPIYLALLKPTDVEVRFRAV; encoded by the coding sequence ATGAACGCATCGATCATCGAAGAGACACTCGCCACTTGGACCAAGGAGCCTGAGCGGGCGCGCAGCACCCCGACCCTGACCGCCCGCTCCGAGGACGGCCAGGTCGCCATCCAAGCGGGACCGTTCACGTGGCGCGCCGACCTGCCCGCGCCCCTTGGTGGCACGAACCAGGCGCCGAGCCCCACGGCGCTGCTGCTCGGCGCGCTGGCCGGCTGCGCGGTCGCCTTCGTGCAGGACACCCTCGCACCGCAGCTCGGGCTGCGCGTCGAGACCGTGGAGGCGACCGTGCGCTGCGAGACCGACGCACGCGGGCTGCTGGGCATGGACGGCGCGGCGCCTGACCTGCAGAACATGACCCTCGACGTCAGCGTGACGTCGCCCGACGGCGAAGCCGCCGTCGCCGAGATCGCCCGTGTCTGGCGGGAGCGCTGCCCCATCTACCTGGCGCTGCTCAAGCCCACCGACGTCGAGGTCCGGTTCCGCGCTGTCTGA